One segment of Bacteroides caecimuris DNA contains the following:
- a CDS encoding endonuclease/exonuclease/phosphatase family protein: protein MQKWLLTIIIAILPVITACSKTNTEVSVPEEETGKKTEIKFLQLNLWVECTKVEHAPEYLIEQIATLQPDIATFCELYKGPQDDPVMPKLMQGLKDKGLIYYDARIDGRAVISKYPIKETERINKWMFKAILDVNGKRVAVYPAHSEYRYYTCYYPRGYNDGSVNWDKLLAPITDVNKILAVCEESDRIESAQAFINNAAKELEQGALVFFAGDLNEPSYLDWQADTKDLFDHRGCIVNWGTSKLLVQRGYKDAYRVIHPDPVKCPGFTFPADNKSVIPENLSWAPEADERERIDFVYYYPNKNLQIKSAQIVGPTGSIVRGQRIEEQTKDPIIPPVNNQWPSDHKGVLITFYIKE from the coding sequence ATGCAAAAGTGGTTATTAACTATTATTATTGCCATACTTCCTGTTATCACTGCATGTTCTAAAACCAATACGGAAGTATCTGTACCGGAAGAAGAAACAGGAAAGAAAACAGAGATTAAGTTCCTTCAACTCAACTTATGGGTGGAGTGTACCAAGGTGGAGCATGCTCCGGAATATCTGATAGAACAGATTGCTACCCTACAGCCAGACATTGCTACATTTTGCGAATTATATAAAGGTCCACAAGACGATCCCGTGATGCCTAAACTAATGCAAGGGCTTAAAGATAAGGGACTCATCTATTACGATGCACGAATAGACGGAAGAGCGGTCATATCAAAATATCCGATCAAAGAGACAGAACGCATCAACAAATGGATGTTCAAAGCGATTCTGGATGTCAATGGGAAACGAGTGGCCGTTTACCCGGCACATTCAGAGTATCGTTACTACACCTGTTACTATCCCCGGGGATACAATGACGGTAGCGTTAATTGGGATAAACTTCTGGCTCCTATCACTGATGTAAACAAGATACTTGCTGTCTGCGAAGAATCAGACCGTATAGAATCCGCCCAAGCTTTTATCAACAACGCTGCCAAAGAGCTAGAGCAAGGAGCACTCGTATTTTTTGCCGGAGATCTGAATGAGCCTTCTTATCTGGATTGGCAGGCCGATACAAAAGATCTATTCGATCATCGCGGATGTATCGTCAATTGGGGAACTTCCAAATTGTTGGTTCAACGGGGATATAAAGATGCCTACCGGGTAATCCATCCCGATCCGGTGAAATGTCCGGGATTCACTTTCCCTGCAGACAATAAATCTGTCATTCCAGAGAATCTCTCATGGGCACCGGAGGCAGATGAACGCGAACGAATTGATTTCGTTTACTATTATCCAAATAAAAATCTACAAATAAAAAGTGCCCAGATAGTAGGTCCAACAGGCTCTATTGTACGCGGACAAAGAATAGAAGAACAAACCAAAGATCCAATCATTCCGCCCGTAAACAATCAGTGGCCAAGCGATCATAAAGGAGTGCTGATTACGTTTTATATCAAAGAGTAA
- a CDS encoding RagB/SusD family nutrient uptake outer membrane protein: protein MKINKIISGVFSLLILSSFIGCTEIEDHPDGRTDYSDLFTTNRKTYTYMNQCYGWILNYGMNYNYTMLAGCTDEAKDSWELQNGVTRKWNEGQLSPFSNPLEGIEGNPENYNYYYQGIRACNIFLANIPTASVYSEDIRNSFKAQVLTLRAFYYLQLVKRYGGVPIITTPDYDYTKVKRGTFGECARQILADCQAAIDIPTVEEWGWRSLDKENYRHVMTKAICAAIRSQISLYAASPLYNDGTITWTEAAEITKKSLDDCLANNYELYKKQPNATAGYSPYDVYFYSRTDLPVVNDKETIMEVGQMYMWNYAGLPTTDGQTDAGACPSQELLDAYEVVNGDMTESYPLLNLESPYLDANHLQPNLNSAVQGLYNQAKPYENRDPRLKASIYYDGSKLNLETGALLSTKTGGNCALDPSNARYTCTGYYTRKFSHYKSGRSGNLDGYFKEFRLAELYLNYAEAANEASTTGTVPNDAVDAVNAVRSRVGMPGIPYGLSCDQFRLRIRNERRVELAFEEHRFFDVRRWKILDQTDKVITGMKANSDGSYSRFVVDNNRKAYSEKFLLYPIPGDEAIRLQNASGTNCQNPGW, encoded by the coding sequence ATGAAAATAAATAAAATCATATCAGGAGTATTCTCCTTACTCATATTATCCTCATTCATAGGATGTACTGAAATTGAAGATCATCCGGACGGCCGTACGGATTACAGCGATTTGTTTACCACGAACCGTAAAACGTATACTTATATGAATCAATGTTATGGATGGATTCTGAATTACGGAATGAACTATAACTATACCATGCTAGCTGGCTGTACGGATGAAGCCAAAGATTCCTGGGAACTACAGAACGGAGTTACCCGCAAATGGAATGAAGGACAATTATCTCCCTTCAGCAATCCGCTGGAGGGCATCGAAGGAAATCCGGAAAACTACAATTATTATTATCAAGGGATTCGTGCCTGCAACATCTTTCTTGCCAATATCCCTACTGCCAGTGTCTACTCGGAAGATATACGTAACAGTTTCAAGGCACAGGTACTTACATTACGCGCTTTCTATTATCTTCAATTGGTGAAACGTTATGGAGGTGTTCCCATCATAACAACTCCCGACTACGATTATACCAAGGTTAAAAGAGGTACATTTGGCGAGTGTGCCCGCCAAATATTAGCTGATTGTCAGGCTGCTATTGATATTCCCACTGTTGAAGAATGGGGATGGCGTTCCTTAGATAAGGAGAACTACCGTCACGTTATGACAAAAGCCATCTGTGCAGCCATCCGTTCACAGATATCACTCTATGCAGCCAGTCCTCTGTACAATGACGGAACAATCACTTGGACAGAAGCCGCAGAAATTACTAAAAAGTCTCTGGATGACTGTCTGGCGAACAATTATGAACTTTATAAGAAACAGCCGAATGCTACAGCTGGTTATTCTCCTTATGATGTGTATTTCTATTCGCGCACTGACTTGCCGGTAGTTAATGACAAAGAAACCATTATGGAAGTTGGACAAATGTATATGTGGAATTATGCTGGCCTGCCAACTACCGACGGCCAGACAGATGCCGGTGCGTGTCCGTCGCAAGAGCTACTTGATGCCTATGAAGTTGTGAACGGTGACATGACAGAATCTTATCCTCTGCTCAATTTAGAGAGCCCTTATCTAGATGCCAATCATCTGCAGCCTAACTTGAATTCGGCTGTTCAAGGTCTCTACAATCAAGCCAAACCGTATGAGAACCGTGATCCGCGTCTTAAAGCTTCTATTTATTATGATGGTTCCAAACTAAACCTGGAAACCGGTGCACTACTCTCAACCAAGACAGGAGGAAACTGTGCACTTGATCCCAGTAACGCACGTTACACCTGTACCGGCTATTATACGCGTAAGTTCTCGCATTATAAATCCGGACGTTCCGGCAATCTGGATGGTTACTTCAAAGAGTTCCGCCTAGCTGAATTATATTTGAATTATGCAGAGGCAGCTAATGAAGCATCCACTACCGGAACTGTACCCAATGATGCCGTAGACGCAGTCAATGCAGTACGTTCCAGAGTAGGTATGCCAGGCATTCCTTACGGATTATCCTGTGATCAGTTTCGTCTGCGAATCAGGAACGAAAGACGCGTAGAACTTGCTTTTGAAGAACACCGCTTCTTTGATGTACGCCGTTGGAAGATACTGGATCAAACAGATAAAGTAATCACCGGAATGAAAGCAAACTCAGATGGAAGTTACTCCCGTTTTGTAGTAGATAATAACCGAAAAGCATATAGTGAAAAATTCCTATTATATCCAATACCGGGTGACGAAGCAATCCGGTTACAGAATGCTTCAGGAACTAACTGTCAGAATCCGGGCTGGTAA